The Hyalangium gracile genome includes a window with the following:
- a CDS encoding DUF4476 domain-containing protein, with the protein MRALVLSVVMLMSAVAVAQTQEKQRPPPPGQPTGPSQPATPVPGYTTGGPAQQGGGGWDYDDWDVPTGFRRQGRLVVVEREQIIERLARMEENLGRAMERADRNNGRDNRELRDALRRVREEMNGLRQDVNNAPDLRVFRRRPSQPQPPPPPPAPVVQPISEGQLQQLLSSIQKESFGDGKLRVLETAVPTQYFLVPQVLKILQRFSFGDDKLDAVRMLWPRVLDRENAHQLYGAFKFEGEKDQLRNIIGR; encoded by the coding sequence ATGAGGGCTCTCGTACTCTCCGTTGTCATGCTGATGTCGGCCGTTGCCGTGGCCCAGACCCAGGAAAAGCAGCGCCCGCCCCCGCCGGGCCAACCCACGGGCCCTTCGCAGCCCGCCACCCCGGTTCCTGGTTACACCACGGGCGGTCCCGCGCAGCAGGGCGGCGGCGGCTGGGACTACGACGACTGGGATGTCCCCACGGGCTTCCGTCGGCAGGGCCGGCTGGTCGTCGTCGAGCGCGAGCAGATCATCGAGCGGCTCGCGCGGATGGAGGAGAACCTGGGCCGCGCCATGGAGCGCGCCGACCGCAACAACGGCCGCGACAACCGGGAGCTTCGTGACGCGCTGCGTCGTGTCCGTGAGGAGATGAACGGGCTTCGGCAGGACGTCAACAACGCCCCGGACCTGCGGGTCTTCCGGCGCCGTCCTTCGCAGCCGCAGCCGCCGCCCCCTCCGCCCGCGCCGGTGGTGCAGCCGATCTCCGAGGGGCAGCTCCAGCAGCTGCTGAGCTCCATCCAGAAGGAGTCCTTCGGCGATGGCAAGCTCCGGGTGCTGGAGACGGCGGTGCCGACCCAGTACTTCCTGGTGCCGCAGGTGCTGAAGATCCTCCAGCGCTTCTCCTTCGGAGACGACAAGCTGGATGCGGTGCGGATGCTCTGGCCGCGAGTGCTGGACCGCGAGAACGCCCACCAGCTCTACGGGGCCTTCAAGTTCGAGGGTGAGAAGGACCAGCTGCGCAACATCATCGGCAGATAG
- a CDS encoding sodium:solute symporter family transporter, with product MNNAPAATTLGEPNLTAIVFFLAFVGLTLAITWWAARKTRTTAEFFAAGGGVSAAQNGFALAGDFMSAASFLGIAGLVALSGFDGLIYSVGWLVGWPIVTFLIAEPLRNLGKYTFADVVAYRLRQTPVRLSAAVGTLTVVSFYLIAQMVGAGNLIRMMFGLPYELAVCIVGVVMILYVLFGGMIATTWVQIVKAVLLLGGATALALAVLWRFHFNPLALFEAAAAQYGPEVLAPGKLVTSPLEAISLGLALMFGTAGLPHILMRFYTVPDAKAARGSVFYATGLIGFFYLVTFILGFGASVIVGRPAMLSLDKGGNMAAPMLAEAVGGTAFLGFISAVAFATILAVVAGLTLSGAAALSHDLWTSVVRKGKAPESEQLRVARLASLALGILAILLGIVFKGQNVAFMVGLAFAIAASANFPALLLSMAWKRFTTRGAVASMLTGSGSAVLLIFLSPTIQVDLLGRAEALFPLKNPGIITMPLSILVGIVVSLLAPEPDAEARFAEVRHRMHVGQGTPAPAPTPAPARTPEPAPAPSVQPAPARGT from the coding sequence ATGAACAACGCCCCCGCCGCCACCACGCTGGGTGAGCCGAACCTCACGGCCATCGTCTTCTTCCTCGCCTTCGTCGGCCTCACGCTCGCCATCACCTGGTGGGCCGCGCGGAAGACCCGCACCACCGCCGAGTTCTTCGCCGCTGGCGGGGGCGTGAGCGCCGCGCAGAATGGCTTCGCGCTCGCCGGAGACTTCATGAGCGCCGCCAGCTTCCTGGGCATCGCCGGCCTCGTGGCCCTCTCCGGCTTCGACGGCCTCATCTACTCGGTCGGCTGGCTCGTGGGCTGGCCCATCGTCACCTTCCTCATCGCCGAGCCCCTGCGCAACCTGGGCAAGTACACCTTCGCGGATGTGGTCGCCTACCGCCTGCGCCAGACGCCCGTGCGCCTGTCCGCCGCCGTCGGGACCCTCACCGTCGTCAGCTTCTACCTGATTGCCCAGATGGTGGGCGCCGGCAACCTCATCCGCATGATGTTCGGCCTGCCCTACGAGCTGGCCGTCTGCATCGTCGGCGTGGTGATGATCCTCTACGTCCTCTTCGGAGGGATGATCGCCACCACCTGGGTGCAGATCGTCAAGGCCGTGCTGCTGCTCGGCGGCGCCACCGCCCTGGCCCTCGCCGTGCTCTGGCGCTTCCACTTCAACCCGCTGGCCCTCTTCGAGGCCGCCGCCGCGCAGTACGGCCCGGAGGTGCTCGCCCCCGGCAAGCTCGTCACCAGCCCGCTCGAGGCCATCTCGCTCGGCCTGGCGCTCATGTTCGGCACCGCGGGCCTGCCCCACATCCTCATGCGCTTCTACACGGTGCCGGATGCCAAGGCCGCCCGCGGCTCCGTCTTCTACGCCACCGGCCTCATCGGCTTCTTCTACCTGGTGACGTTCATCCTGGGCTTCGGCGCCTCCGTCATCGTGGGCCGCCCCGCCATGCTCTCGCTCGACAAGGGCGGCAACATGGCCGCGCCCATGCTCGCCGAGGCCGTGGGCGGCACCGCCTTCCTGGGCTTCATCTCCGCCGTGGCCTTCGCCACCATCCTCGCCGTGGTGGCCGGCCTCACGCTCTCCGGCGCGGCGGCGCTCTCGCATGACCTGTGGACCAGCGTCGTCCGCAAGGGCAAGGCCCCCGAGTCCGAGCAGCTGCGCGTCGCCCGCCTGGCCAGCCTCGCCCTGGGCATCCTCGCCATCCTCCTGGGCATCGTCTTCAAGGGGCAGAACGTGGCCTTCATGGTGGGACTGGCCTTCGCCATCGCCGCCAGCGCCAACTTCCCCGCCCTGCTGCTGTCCATGGCCTGGAAGCGCTTCACCACCCGCGGCGCCGTGGCCAGCATGCTCACCGGCTCCGGCAGCGCCGTGCTCCTCATCTTCCTGTCGCCCACCATCCAGGTGGACCTGCTCGGCCGCGCCGAGGCCCTCTTCCCCCTGAAGAACCCGGGCATCATCACCATGCCCCTCTCCATCCTCGTGGGAATCGTCGTGTCGCTGCTCGCCCCCGAGCCCGACGCCGAGGCCCGCTTCGCCGAGGTCCGCCACCGCATGCACGTAGGCCAGGGCACTCCGGCTCCCGCTCCCACTCCCGCTCCCGCCCGAACGCCGGAGCCGGCTCCCGCTCCATCCGTCCAGCCCGCTCCCGCGCGCGGCACGTGA
- a CDS encoding DUF485 domain-containing protein yields MSLNASEDALEALAARRWRVAAALTSGTLVSYFGFILLVAFDKPLMGRLIAPGLSLGILLGALVIAASWGLTGLYVLWANHKYDRALHRLGR; encoded by the coding sequence ATGTCCCTGAATGCCTCGGAAGACGCCCTGGAGGCGCTGGCCGCCCGTCGCTGGCGCGTGGCCGCCGCCCTCACCTCCGGCACCCTCGTCTCCTACTTCGGCTTCATCCTCCTGGTCGCCTTCGACAAGCCGCTCATGGGGCGGCTGATCGCCCCCGGGCTCTCCCTCGGAATCCTCCTCGGAGCCCTCGTCATCGCCGCCTCGTGGGGCCTCACCGGCCTCTACGTCCTCTGGGCCAACCACAAATACGACCGGGCGCTTCACCGCCTCGGCCGCTGA
- the acs gene encoding acetate--CoA ligase, translating into MRSAPGPMAPSQDLFAPKDSIRRTAHIQSLEEYQRLYRQSIEQPEEFWAEQAKALTWFHPPHTILDADPNQVDFSWFNGGRLNASFNCVDRHAKTRPGKPAIIWAKNEPGEYEVITFRDLQHHVGRVANVLKAHGVRKGDRVCIYLPMVPELAYTMLACARLGAVHSVVFAGFSAESLRERILDSGAKVLVTANEGPRGPKRIPTKAIADEAVEGLSQLEAVLVVRRTATEVNMQPGRDFWLDAEMARHRGTCPAEWMDSEDPLFILYASGSTGKPKGVLHTTGGYLVYAATTHRYVFDAQPDDVHFCTADMGWITGHTYLLYGPLLNGTTTVLFESIPTYPDAGRLWRVVDDLKATILYTAPTALRALIREGDTWVLKSSRQSLRLLATAGEPINPEVWRWFHDVVGEGRCPVVDTWWQTETGGVLITPLPGVTPCKPGSATLPFFGVEPLLVDDEGRVIQGNGVSGNLCLARTWPGQARTLYGHHQRFVETYYSRFPRLYFTGDGCRRDEDGYYWITGRVDDVLNVSGHRLGTAEVESALVAHEAVAEAAVVGFPHDIKGTGVCAFVTVKPEWQEASTEQMVGALKEQVRHAIGPIATPDRIVIVSGLPKTRSGKILRRMLRKIASGELDNLGDTTTLADPSVLDELLARQQPVARPRS; encoded by the coding sequence ATGCGCTCCGCTCCAGGCCCCATGGCCCCCTCGCAGGATCTGTTCGCTCCCAAGGACTCCATCCGCCGTACCGCCCACATCCAGAGCCTGGAGGAATACCAGCGCCTCTATCGACAGAGCATCGAGCAGCCCGAGGAGTTCTGGGCCGAGCAGGCCAAGGCCCTCACCTGGTTCCACCCGCCCCACACCATCCTCGACGCGGACCCCAACCAGGTCGACTTCTCCTGGTTCAACGGCGGCCGGCTCAACGCCAGCTTCAACTGCGTGGACCGCCACGCCAAGACCCGCCCCGGCAAGCCCGCCATCATCTGGGCGAAGAACGAGCCCGGTGAGTACGAGGTCATCACCTTCCGCGACCTCCAGCACCACGTGGGCCGCGTCGCCAACGTCCTCAAGGCCCACGGCGTACGCAAGGGCGACCGCGTCTGCATCTACCTCCCCATGGTCCCCGAGCTGGCCTACACCATGCTCGCCTGCGCCCGGCTGGGCGCCGTCCACTCCGTCGTCTTCGCCGGCTTCTCCGCCGAGTCCCTGCGCGAGCGCATCCTCGACTCGGGCGCCAAGGTGCTCGTCACCGCCAACGAGGGCCCGCGCGGCCCCAAGCGCATCCCCACCAAGGCCATCGCGGACGAGGCCGTCGAGGGCCTCTCCCAGCTGGAAGCCGTCCTCGTCGTCCGCCGCACCGCCACCGAGGTGAACATGCAGCCGGGCCGGGACTTCTGGCTCGACGCCGAGATGGCCCGCCACCGAGGCACCTGCCCCGCCGAGTGGATGGACTCCGAGGATCCCCTCTTCATCCTCTACGCCTCTGGCTCCACCGGGAAGCCCAAGGGCGTGCTCCACACCACCGGCGGCTACCTGGTCTACGCCGCCACCACCCACCGCTACGTCTTCGACGCCCAGCCCGACGACGTGCACTTCTGCACCGCGGACATGGGCTGGATCACCGGCCACACCTATCTGCTCTACGGGCCGCTGCTCAACGGCACCACCACCGTCCTCTTCGAGTCCATCCCCACCTACCCCGACGCGGGCCGGCTCTGGCGCGTGGTGGATGACCTGAAGGCCACCATCCTCTACACCGCGCCCACCGCCCTGCGCGCCCTCATCCGCGAAGGCGACACGTGGGTCCTCAAGTCCTCGCGCCAGAGCCTGCGGCTGCTCGCCACCGCCGGCGAGCCCATCAACCCCGAGGTCTGGCGCTGGTTCCATGACGTCGTCGGCGAGGGCCGCTGCCCCGTCGTCGACACCTGGTGGCAGACCGAGACGGGCGGCGTGCTCATCACCCCGCTTCCAGGCGTCACCCCGTGCAAGCCGGGCTCGGCCACCCTGCCCTTCTTCGGCGTGGAGCCCCTCCTCGTGGACGACGAGGGCCGGGTCATCCAGGGCAACGGCGTGAGCGGCAACCTGTGCCTGGCCCGCACCTGGCCCGGTCAGGCCCGCACCCTCTACGGCCACCACCAGCGCTTCGTGGAGACGTACTACTCGCGCTTCCCCCGGCTGTACTTCACCGGAGACGGCTGCCGGCGCGACGAGGACGGCTACTACTGGATCACCGGCCGCGTGGATGACGTGCTCAACGTGTCCGGCCACCGCCTGGGCACCGCCGAAGTCGAGAGCGCCCTGGTCGCCCACGAGGCCGTCGCCGAGGCCGCCGTGGTGGGCTTCCCCCACGACATCAAGGGCACCGGCGTCTGCGCCTTCGTCACCGTGAAGCCCGAGTGGCAGGAGGCCTCCACCGAGCAGATGGTGGGCGCCCTCAAGGAGCAGGTGCGCCACGCCATCGGCCCCATCGCCACCCCGGACCGCATCGTCATCGTCTCCGGCCTGCCGAAGACGCGCTCCGGGAAGATCCTCCGGCGCATGCTCCGGAAGATCGCCTCGGGCGAGCTGGACAACCTGGGCGACACCACCACCCTGGCCGATCCCTCCGTGCTCGACGAGCTGCTCGCCCGGCAGCAGCCCGTGGCCCGGCCGCGCTCCTGA
- a CDS encoding sigma-54-dependent transcriptional regulator — protein sequence MSRILVVEDEPIIRTELRRLLVRAGHEVSEAGSVDEASSDYALEGFELVISDLRLPGAPGTELIAKCPGVPVLIMTSYATVKSAVEAMKLGAVDYLAKPFDHDELLLQVDRILKMGRLARQNAALKREVEQAYSVSGMVGSSPAMREVFERIRKVASSPATVLVLGESGTGKELVARAIHAQSPRSEGPLVAVNCAAIPEGLLESELFGHEKGAFTGAQSAHPGLVESADGGTLFLDEMGELPAPAQARLLRMMQDGEVRRVGATRPRKVDVRIIAATHRDLPRLVQEGAFRQDLYFRLRVVEIRLPPLRERGEDIPALAHHLLERACRRLHRPAATFSPEALETLLEHGWPGNVRELENAIERAVILADGPVITPALLALEVPAPAAEFHPKEHEAASGSSPESLEEYIRGFVLEHQDHLGEAELARRLGISRKTLWEKRQRLGIPRPSRA from the coding sequence ATGAGCCGCATCCTGGTCGTCGAGGACGAGCCCATCATCCGCACGGAGCTGCGCCGGCTGCTGGTGCGCGCGGGGCATGAGGTGTCCGAGGCGGGCTCCGTGGACGAGGCTTCCAGCGACTATGCGCTGGAGGGGTTCGAGCTGGTCATCTCGGACCTGCGGCTGCCGGGAGCGCCGGGGACGGAGCTCATCGCGAAGTGCCCGGGCGTGCCGGTGCTCATCATGACGAGCTACGCCACGGTGAAGTCCGCCGTGGAGGCGATGAAGCTGGGCGCGGTGGACTACCTGGCCAAGCCGTTCGACCATGACGAGCTGCTGCTGCAGGTGGACCGCATCCTGAAGATGGGCCGGCTGGCCAGGCAGAACGCGGCGCTGAAGCGGGAGGTGGAGCAGGCGTACTCGGTGAGCGGGATGGTGGGGAGCAGCCCGGCGATGCGCGAGGTGTTCGAGCGCATCCGAAAGGTGGCCAGCTCGCCCGCGACGGTGCTGGTGCTGGGGGAGTCCGGGACGGGCAAGGAGCTGGTGGCGAGGGCCATCCACGCGCAGAGCCCGCGCAGCGAGGGGCCGCTGGTGGCGGTCAACTGCGCCGCCATTCCCGAGGGACTGCTGGAGTCCGAGCTGTTCGGCCACGAGAAGGGCGCCTTCACGGGAGCGCAATCGGCGCACCCGGGGCTGGTGGAGAGCGCGGATGGAGGGACGCTCTTCCTGGACGAGATGGGCGAGCTGCCGGCGCCGGCCCAGGCGCGGCTGCTGCGGATGATGCAGGACGGGGAGGTGCGGCGCGTGGGAGCCACCCGGCCGCGCAAGGTGGACGTGCGGATCATCGCGGCGACGCATCGGGATCTGCCTCGGCTCGTGCAGGAGGGCGCGTTCCGGCAGGACCTCTACTTCCGGCTGCGGGTGGTGGAGATCCGCCTGCCGCCCCTGCGCGAGCGGGGGGAGGACATCCCGGCGCTGGCCCACCACCTGCTGGAGAGGGCGTGCCGGCGGCTCCACCGGCCGGCGGCCACGTTCTCGCCCGAGGCGCTGGAGACGCTGCTCGAGCACGGCTGGCCCGGCAACGTGCGCGAGCTGGAGAACGCCATCGAGCGCGCGGTCATCCTGGCGGACGGTCCGGTCATCACCCCGGCCCTGCTGGCGCTGGAGGTGCCGGCTCCGGCCGCGGAGTTCCACCCCAAGGAGCACGAGGCCGCGAGCGGCTCCAGCCCGGAGTCCCTCGAGGAGTACATCCGCGGCTTCGTCCTGGAGCACCAGGACCACCTGGGCGAGGCGGAGCTGGCCCGGCGCCTGGGCATCAGCCGCAAGACGCTCTGGGAGAAGCGCCAGCGCCTGGGCATCCCACGCCCGAGCCGGGCCTGA
- a CDS encoding ATP-binding protein: MTLEPAALVAASVGYLALLFGVAFLAERGLVPARVTQHPLVHALALGVYATSWSYFGSVGYASRHGFRYLAIYLGATLSCLLIPVLWRPLLRRTRELQLTSLADLFAFRYPGQATGTAVTLFLLAGALPYLALQVRAVVESARVLSPSASPGVLALGFCVTLIVFAVLFGARHVTPRERHEGLVLAIAFESLVKVVALVLVGVWAVATVFGGFGGLEAWLEAHPEALATLQAPAREASWAPLLVLSCAAAFLIPRQYHVAFTEAPEREALSTATWAFPLLLLLMNVAVPLLLWAGTALGLPGPADFHVLAVPASRGAPALALLAFLGGISASSAMVIVTTLALAPMCLTYLVLPLGYARARSNLYGWLLWARRAFIAAIILAGYGFYRLLDARASGLVDLGLVSFVAVAQFIPGLLGLLFWPRATRAGFLAGLLAGGGAWAGLLLPSLWATPGFELARARLSEALGFPTSEPWGLATFVSLTLNALAFVGLSLATRPSEEETEAARLCASEGPGLARGGVTAESPEEFRLQLEPVLGSEAARAEVASALTGLGLSWEERRPGELRRLRDRIERNLSGLLGPVVARMAVSEALRLDPEARTALADQLRFVEERLRDARGGKVPLEELERVRRYLRRILEDLPLGVCSLGPERDVVIWNAALERLSGLRAVDVQGLSLERLPAPWGELLSRFAAAPEADAELQTMLDGRERILRLHRSLLSPRAPDRGEGAVLLVEDLTERKAVDARLAHQDRLASVGRVAAGVAHEVGNPLTAIASLAQNLRHEDDLGAVRERVELILQQTKRIDAIVRTLVTFSHAGTSAGEARPFTRVPVRPLLEEAAQLARLARKGRDVKCEAVGGDGLEVRGDAQRLEQVLVNLLTNAIDASPPGGTVELVAEASTEQLHIRVEDRGHGIPPQLTRRIFEPFFTTKQPGEGTGLGLALAASIVREHGGLLAIDSRPGGGTTVKVSLPVARRE; encoded by the coding sequence GTGACGCTGGAGCCCGCCGCCCTGGTCGCGGCGTCCGTCGGCTACCTGGCCCTGCTCTTCGGGGTGGCCTTCCTGGCCGAGCGAGGGCTCGTTCCGGCGCGCGTCACCCAGCACCCGCTCGTGCATGCGCTGGCGCTGGGCGTGTATGCCACCTCGTGGAGCTACTTCGGCAGCGTGGGCTACGCGAGCCGGCATGGCTTCCGCTACCTGGCCATCTATCTGGGCGCCACCCTCTCCTGCCTGCTCATCCCCGTGCTGTGGCGCCCGCTGCTGCGGCGGACGCGTGAGCTGCAGCTCACCTCGCTGGCGGACCTGTTCGCCTTCCGGTACCCGGGGCAGGCCACGGGCACGGCGGTGACGCTCTTCCTGCTGGCGGGCGCCCTGCCCTACCTGGCGCTCCAGGTGCGCGCCGTCGTGGAGTCCGCGCGTGTGCTGAGCCCGTCGGCCTCGCCCGGGGTGCTGGCCCTGGGATTCTGCGTGACGCTCATCGTGTTCGCCGTGCTCTTCGGAGCCCGGCATGTCACGCCCCGGGAGCGGCACGAGGGGCTGGTGCTGGCCATCGCCTTCGAGTCGCTGGTGAAGGTGGTGGCCCTGGTGCTCGTGGGCGTGTGGGCCGTGGCGACGGTGTTCGGCGGCTTCGGAGGGCTGGAGGCCTGGCTGGAGGCGCACCCGGAGGCGCTCGCCACCCTGCAGGCCCCCGCGCGCGAGGCCTCGTGGGCGCCGCTGCTCGTGCTCTCGTGCGCCGCGGCGTTCCTGATCCCGCGTCAGTACCACGTGGCCTTCACCGAGGCCCCCGAGCGAGAGGCGCTGTCCACCGCCACCTGGGCCTTCCCGCTGCTGTTGCTGTTGATGAACGTGGCCGTGCCGCTGCTGCTGTGGGCGGGGACGGCGCTGGGGCTGCCGGGCCCGGCGGACTTCCATGTCCTGGCCGTGCCCGCCTCTCGCGGCGCACCCGCGCTGGCGCTCCTGGCGTTCCTCGGCGGTATCTCCGCGTCCAGCGCCATGGTCATCGTCACCACGCTGGCGCTGGCGCCCATGTGCCTCACCTACCTGGTGCTGCCGCTCGGGTATGCGCGGGCGCGGAGCAACCTCTACGGCTGGCTGCTGTGGGCCCGGCGCGCCTTCATCGCCGCCATCATCCTCGCGGGGTATGGGTTCTACCGGCTGCTCGATGCGCGAGCCTCGGGGCTGGTGGACCTGGGGCTCGTGTCCTTCGTGGCGGTGGCGCAGTTCATCCCCGGGCTGCTCGGCCTGCTCTTCTGGCCTCGAGCCACCCGAGCGGGGTTCCTCGCGGGGCTGCTCGCGGGCGGCGGCGCGTGGGCGGGGCTGCTGCTGCCGTCACTGTGGGCGACGCCAGGGTTCGAGCTGGCCCGAGCGCGGCTCTCCGAGGCGCTGGGCTTCCCCACCTCCGAGCCCTGGGGGCTGGCGACCTTCGTCTCCCTCACGCTCAACGCGCTGGCCTTCGTGGGCCTGTCGCTCGCCACGCGCCCCTCGGAGGAAGAGACGGAGGCGGCCCGGCTCTGCGCGAGTGAGGGGCCGGGCCTGGCACGCGGCGGAGTCACCGCCGAGTCTCCAGAGGAGTTCCGGCTCCAGCTCGAGCCAGTGCTGGGCTCGGAGGCGGCCAGGGCCGAGGTCGCGAGCGCGCTGACGGGGCTCGGGCTGAGCTGGGAGGAGCGACGGCCCGGCGAGCTGCGGCGGCTGAGGGATCGGATCGAGCGCAACCTCTCCGGGCTGCTCGGTCCGGTCGTGGCGCGCATGGCGGTGAGCGAGGCGCTCCGGTTGGATCCAGAGGCTCGCACGGCGCTGGCGGACCAGCTGCGCTTCGTGGAGGAGCGGCTGAGGGATGCGCGGGGCGGCAAGGTACCGCTGGAGGAGCTGGAGCGTGTCCGGCGCTACCTGCGGCGCATCCTGGAGGATCTGCCGCTCGGCGTGTGCTCGCTCGGGCCGGAGCGGGACGTGGTCATCTGGAACGCGGCGCTGGAGCGGCTCTCGGGGCTGCGGGCAGTGGACGTGCAGGGGTTGAGCCTGGAGCGACTGCCCGCTCCGTGGGGAGAGCTGCTCTCGAGGTTCGCCGCCGCGCCGGAGGCGGATGCCGAGCTCCAGACGATGCTGGACGGCCGGGAGCGCATCCTCCGGCTGCACCGCTCCCTGCTGTCACCTCGAGCGCCGGACCGAGGCGAGGGCGCGGTGCTGCTGGTGGAGGACCTGACCGAGCGCAAGGCGGTGGACGCCCGGCTGGCGCACCAGGACCGGCTGGCCTCGGTGGGGCGCGTGGCGGCAGGGGTGGCGCATGAGGTGGGCAACCCCCTGACGGCGATCGCCAGCCTGGCGCAGAACCTCCGGCACGAGGACGACCTGGGAGCGGTCCGCGAGCGGGTGGAGCTCATCCTCCAGCAGACGAAGCGCATCGACGCCATCGTGCGGACGCTGGTCACCTTCAGCCATGCGGGCACCTCGGCGGGCGAGGCTCGCCCGTTCACCCGTGTCCCGGTTCGCCCGCTGTTGGAGGAGGCCGCGCAGCTGGCGCGCCTGGCGAGGAAGGGCCGGGACGTGAAGTGCGAGGCGGTGGGCGGAGACGGGCTGGAGGTGCGGGGAGACGCGCAGCGCCTGGAGCAGGTGCTGGTGAACCTGCTGACCAACGCCATCGACGCCTCGCCGCCGGGAGGCACCGTGGAGCTCGTCGCCGAGGCGAGCACGGAGCAGCTCCACATCCGGGTGGAGGACCGGGGGCATGGCATCCCCCCTCAATTGACGCGGCGCATCTTCGAGCCCTTCTTCACGACGAAGCAGCCTGGTGAGGGGACGGGGCTGGGGCTGGCGCTGGCGGCGAGCATCGTGCGGGAGCATGGTGGCCTTCTGGCCATAGACAGCCGGCCGGGGGGAGGGACTACCGTCAAGGTCAGCCTGCCGGTGGCGCGCCGCGAGTGA
- a CDS encoding GspE/PulE family protein yields the protein MSQESNNFSELSQYPLDRNSLRLLPEPFCRRHLVVVLGKVDPAAPNATVTVGMLDPDNTHLLSRLGDLLERSIRPVRLNRYEIESALETGFGSGPRVTADLVIRPKPPSRTHPTAVELVDSILSVAVEKKASDIHIESYPGDVDLRLRIDGILHQMYTDMSPETVQEVVNRIKILAELDITEHRKPQDGRIQAVIDRGEDNRKVIDYRVSVVPSPAGEDVVIRILDSGAGLVPVTQLGMNADMQRILLQLLANPEGLVLVTGPTGSGKTTTLYSALAQLNDGRKKIITAEDPIEYFVPKVNQKQVSPNMPYPVLLRALLRQDPNVLLMGEIRDLETGSTAINAARTGHIVLGTLHTADAVGAIGRLRGLELDDTDIADALLAVLAQRLARRICEKCSEPREPTDEQKALLGHLLDGVKLLAGRGCDYCHHTGYRKRVGLFELLVVDAGLQDLIAGGAHNAQIRKHAREHFFKTMVDDALEKIAAGLTTVDELIRVIPYRHIVATRDDRRK from the coding sequence ATGTCGCAAGAGTCCAACAACTTCTCCGAGCTCTCCCAGTACCCCCTCGACCGCAACTCCTTGCGACTGCTGCCGGAGCCCTTCTGCCGCCGCCACCTCGTGGTGGTGCTGGGCAAGGTGGACCCCGCCGCTCCCAACGCGACGGTCACCGTGGGCATGCTCGACCCGGACAACACGCACCTGCTTTCGCGGCTGGGAGATCTGCTGGAGCGCTCCATCCGCCCGGTGCGCCTCAACCGCTACGAGATCGAGTCCGCGCTGGAGACCGGCTTCGGCTCCGGGCCTCGCGTCACGGCGGACCTCGTCATCCGTCCCAAGCCGCCTTCGCGGACCCACCCCACGGCCGTGGAGCTCGTCGACTCCATCCTCTCGGTGGCCGTGGAGAAGAAGGCCTCGGACATCCACATCGAGAGCTACCCGGGCGACGTGGACCTGCGCCTGCGCATCGACGGCATCCTCCACCAGATGTACACGGACATGAGCCCCGAGACGGTCCAGGAGGTCGTCAACCGCATCAAGATCCTCGCCGAGCTCGACATCACCGAGCACCGCAAGCCCCAGGACGGACGCATCCAGGCCGTCATCGACAGGGGCGAGGACAACCGCAAGGTCATCGACTACCGCGTGAGCGTGGTGCCCAGCCCCGCGGGCGAGGACGTCGTCATCCGCATCCTCGACTCGGGCGCGGGCCTCGTGCCGGTGACGCAGCTCGGGATGAACGCGGACATGCAGCGCATCCTGCTCCAGCTGCTCGCCAACCCCGAGGGCCTGGTGCTCGTCACCGGCCCCACCGGCAGCGGGAAGACCACCACGCTGTACTCGGCGCTGGCCCAGCTCAATGACGGGCGCAAGAAGATCATCACCGCCGAGGACCCCATCGAGTACTTCGTCCCCAAGGTGAACCAGAAGCAGGTCAGCCCGAACATGCCGTACCCCGTGCTGCTGCGGGCGCTGCTGCGCCAGGACCCCAACGTGCTGCTGATGGGAGAGATCCGCGACCTGGAGACGGGCAGCACCGCCATCAATGCCGCCCGCACGGGCCACATCGTCCTGGGCACGCTCCACACCGCGGATGCCGTGGGCGCCATCGGCCGCCTGCGAGGCCTCGAGCTGGACGACACGGACATCGCGGACGCGCTGCTGGCCGTCCTGGCCCAGCGGCTCGCGCGCCGCATCTGCGAGAAGTGCTCCGAGCCCCGCGAGCCCACCGACGAGCAGAAGGCGCTGCTCGGCCACCTGCTGGACGGCGTGAAGCTGCTGGCGGGCCGAGGCTGCGACTACTGCCACCACACCGGCTACCGCAAGCGCGTCGGCCTCTTCGAGCTGCTCGTGGTGGACGCGGGCCTGCAGGACCTCATCGCCGGCGGAGCGCACAACGCGCAGATCCGCAAGCACGCCCGTGAGCACTTCTTCAAGACGATGGTCGACGACGCGCTGGAGAAGATCGCCGCCGGGCTGACGACCGTGGACGAGCTCATCCGCGTCATCCCCTACCGGCACATCGTCGCCACGCGCGACGATCGCCGGAAGTGA